Below is a window of Anomaloglossus baeobatrachus isolate aAnoBae1 chromosome 8, aAnoBae1.hap1, whole genome shotgun sequence DNA.
AGAGACTAAACAAAAAGGGTGAGAGGACCGTGCCCTGTGGTGCCCCAGTGCTGCAGACCACCACATCAGACACACAGTCGTGGAACCTCACATACTGTGGTCTGTTGGTGAGGTAGTTGGTGAGGATATCCATGTCGTCAATTGATTGTCCACTCCTGCTCCCTCCAACTTCcctctcagcagagcaggctggatgGTATTGAAAGCACTGGAGAAGTAAAAAAATATGACCCTCACAGTGTTTCTTGCTTGCTCTAGGTGAGAGAGACATCGATGCTGCAGATAGATGACAGCATCCTCCACCCCAATACCGGGCTGGTAGGCAAACTGCAGGGGGTCCAGCACTGGGCCCACCACAGGACGGAGATGATACAGGATAAGCCTCTCCATGGTCTTCATCAGATGAGAAGTCAGAGCCACAGGTCTATAGTGGTTAGGCTCCCTGAGATGTGAGATCTTCGGCACTGGAACCACACATGACGTCTTCCACAGATCAGGAACCCTCTCCAGACACAAGCTCAGGTTAAAGAAGTGCAGGACCACCTGACAAAGCTGGTCCGCACAATCTCTGAGCAGTCTGGGGCTGattccatccggtcctgctgacttcCTGATATTCTCCTAAGCTCACTCCTCACCTGATCAACTATGAGGTGAATGTGAGGCCGAGTTTGAGTGTAAGGTAGGTCTAATTCAGTTTGGGGTGAAGGTGAGGAGAGAGCAGAAGTTGTGCAGAAGTTTCCTCATTTTCTTTGACTTTAGTGACTTTGCTTGAGATTTATCTATGTTTTTCTGCCTGGTTTACATAGAGGGGCTCAGTACTGAACAGTGAAGATATCAGAGCGGCCGGTAAAACCTCAGATGCCCAGTATTTGGCACCATGAACTGGGCAAATGATACCTGAAGCTTATTGTGCTGTGACAGGTCTGTGTGACGAGTATTCTCATTCTTGACGTGAGTGCATGTTCTCAGTTATCGCACTGACCCCATTACATGTTCTGTGTTCCTTTCTTTCATCAGATTGAGTTCCTCTGTTACTATGAGCCGTCCTTACACAAGAGGATTACAACACCGGGACGTCTAGAACAACCAGAGGATTTCACCATGGAGTCCTGTTTAGTACTTCTTTCCTCCACCGTTGTATTCGTACTATATATTGATATATGATTAGTCGCCTTTTACATTGCATTTCCTTTATAAATTTCATAACCAGATTTCCTCCTTCCTGCAGAAACAAATGGAAAATAAAATTCCCTATGGCCCAGCAGTGATGACAGTAGATTCGGCTGCTCGCATTCAGGCAATCACATCCTGAAGTTCTTGCTTTTGATGGAAATGCTCTGCTTGGTCACAATGGGCTCGATTAATCAAAACTATTATACCAATATTTTAAAATGATAAGCTTTCAAAAGTCGCATAATTTCGACACAACTCAAGGCTGCAAAAAAATTGAGACTTTTGAAGTTCTAATTTTTGCCCAGTTCCTGGCGAAGGGTGAGCTGGGATGGAGGCATTGCGAGCACCGCTTGTCAAATTTATGATAAGCAGGGCGCTTGTAAATTAAGTgacttgaggctatgtgcgcacgtgtgcgctctgcaccgcaccgaaaatatgcgcttcagagcgcagctgaaaagctgcgttctgaagcgcatggtgccggcagattcgtgcgctctgcatgctgcctctccctatagacagcatgcagaacgcacgaaagaagtgacatgtcacttcttagaacgcagcgattcggcaagcagccgaatcgctgcgttctaacatgccacgtgcgcacggcccctgcacaatctccatagattgtgcaggggacgcaggacgcatgcagttacgctgcggtgcagaacgcagcgtaactgcatgtaatacgcacacgtgcgcacataccctgagagttttgtctgctacctgtctgcagtttccaggacGTCTTCCTGGCTGTCTGTGGCTTTCACTTCTTGAGCTGCCTATGTGCCTGAGGTTTCCAGTACTTCAGCAGTTTACCTGCCTGTGGTTTACAATTCTTCAACTGCCTATCTGACTGcagtttccagttcttcagctggCTATCTGCCTGtagtttccagttcttcagctgccTACGTGCCTAtggtttccagttcttcagctggctatctgcctgcagtttccagttcttcagctggCTATCTGCCTGCAGTGTCCAGTTCTTCAGCTGTCTAcgtgcctgcggtttccagttatTCAGCTGCctacctgcctgtggtttccagttgtTCAGCTGCCtatctgcctgtggtttccagttcttcagctgccTATGTGCCTGCAGTTTCTAGTTCTTCAGCTGCCTAcatgcctgtggtttccagttctCCAGCTGCCTACCTGCCTGATttttccagttcttcagctgcctatctgcctgtggtttccagttcttcagctgcctatctgcctgcggcttccagttcttcagctacctacctgcctgtggtttccagttcttcagctgcctatctgcctgtggtttccagttctTCAGATGCCTACCTGCCTGTGGTTCCCAGTTCTTCAGCTGCCtacctgcctgcagcttccagttcttcagctgccTATGTGTCTGTGGTTTCCAGTTCAGCAGCCTACCttacctgcctgtggtttccagttcttcagctgcctatctgcctgcggtttccagttcttcagctgcctatctgcctgcggtttccagttcttcagctgcctatctgcctgcggtttccagttcttcagctgcccatctgcctgcggtttccagttcttcagctgcctatctgcctgcggtttccagttcttcagctgcccatctgcctgcggtttccagttcttcagctgcctatctgcctgcggtttccagttcttcagctgcccatctgcctgcggtttccagttcttcagctgcccatctgcctgcggtttccagttcttcagctgcctatctgcctgcggtttccagttcttcagctgcccatctgcctgcggtttccagttcttcagctgcctatctgcctgtggtttccagttcttcagctgcctacctgcctgtggtttccagttcttcagctgcctacctgcctgcagcttccagttcttcagctgccTATGTGTCTGTGGTTTCCAGTTCAGCTGCCTACCTGCCTGATttttccagttcttcagctgcctatctgcctgcagtttccagttcttcagctgccTATGTGCCTGTGGTTTCTAGTTCTTTAGCTGCTTACCTGCCAGCGGTTTCTAGTTTTTCAGCTGCCtatctgcctgcggtttccagttctTTAGCTGCGCACATGCCTGCAGTCTCCAGTCCCTCTGCTGTCTGTGTCTGGGTGCTTCACCTGACTGCTGCACGGACACCCATGCCGCCTCACCTAGTGAGCACCTTGACAGATGGGATCTGCACCATGACCTTTACAGCCAGGTGTAGCATATATCACCCAGTAGAAAAGTATGAGTGGCACCATCTGAGCCCAATGAGTCCACGTGGATGTTCCTATCAGCTAATACTCTTGTATGGCACTTTCCTTTGATTGGACACTTGTGTTCGGCACCACCTGTCAGTTTTATGGTAAATCCATAGGAAGCAGATTTGCTGCAGTAATTTCACTTTTTTCTCAGTAGGTCTTGTAGGAATCCATGTAGATTTAGACATTTTAGTAATAGATCTGCCCTGTATGAATATCCGCTAGGCCTCCTTTCATCTTTGTGCTAGTTCTCATTCATGCCTCGTGTTGCTTGTGTGTCGTAGTTCACGTCTTTCTCCATGTTTGTGACACAAAAATTCAGCCGCTTGTGTGGTTATGAAATCCCAATCCAGGCTTCTAAAATCCTAATTAATCCTCTTTTTCTCttgttacattgatttggtcattAGACCTCAATGTTGCCAAAAGAACATTGCACGAGCGTCACAGGGAAGCTGGAGCAAGGTCACAAGTAAGTCATGTTTTCCAGAGCTTCTCCAGCAAATACGATCATACCGTATAGTGCAGACAAGTAATTAAGGTGATCAGATCCGTATCCATTGCACAGCTGTATAGCGCGCGGTGTCCCAGAGTTCATGAACGCAGCACGTCTGTATACACCCCGGCATGTGTCATTCTACAGACCGGTCTCATGCGCTGTGACACACCATAGTCCTCCTGAGAAGCAATACTCGGAAATGAGTGCATTGTAATCACATGCATTGTCACTAGTTCTTTAACCTTGGACCTGAGGATACTGCCACAGGGGAACTCATAACATATTTAATACTCTGAAAGGGGCACGTTCTGTGATGTAATGAACATGATACAGATTTTTCAGTACGCCCGCACGTGGCTGGTACTGAAATCTGCAGCGTTTCTGTCCTGTGTGAATTTACCCTTAGCTTGATGATGATTTTTACTCAGTGGTCATTGAAATAGTAGAGGTCATTGAATTAGAATCAGCAGTCACCGCATCTTACAAGACTGCATGCCAAGACCAGACATGAATTGGGTAAAATCACAGAACATTGACGATTACTTCATTGCCCGGGTCCGTCTCCACCACATATGGCATTACCTATGCAATATGTTTTCACAATCACCTGGTGTACATGTGATGGCACTGAGCCGCTTTCCTCTACGTGTTTGACTGTGCCACACAAACATACATGTTCCTTGGAAGATGTTCTCTGCGTGTCCGGTCCAGAGCGCCCTTTGATGTGAACATAGATGAGTCAGACTTACTTTTGAATCCAGACATTTGTCTTTGAACTGCCTCCAGCTCTTTATTCTGACATGTGCGGACTTTGTGGGCTCCAGACGTCCGTGAAGGAGACATGAAAGCTTTCAGCTCTGAAATATTCTCTGAAATCTGCCATTAAAAAGAACTGAATGTTATCACCAAAGACCTACCTCCAATATCCCTGTATGATCTGGGTCAGGCTCCTCATCAGCTGTTATACCTGCTATGTATAGGAGTGCTGATACTCGTAGCCCTGTAAGGGGTGAGTTCAAGCCTCCGATCCTAAGTGAAAGTGCATTAACTGTGTGGATGACCAACACCTTGCAAGCTTGTAGTGTTTGCTGTGACTTGTGTTTCTCTTACACAGGTTCTTAGTGTAATCATCAAGATACAGCACTTCTTATGCAGCCCGGGTCCATGTAATAGTCTTGTCTGGTTATAACCGTATCCTCATGCTATGTAAGATGTCACCTCTATACAGCACCTGCAAATATTATTGCATGTTGGCCTGCCACAACTTATGCTGCTATCTGACTGCAGTGACCTGAGTTTGTGTCAGTGACAGAAAAAACACAGACTGAGAAAGTCAGGCACGGGGACAAGTGTCCGCGGGACGGCTGCCTTCCGGTTCTCTAAACCTGGCTCATCTGCAGTTTTCTCCCGATTTGCGTCCTTCTCAAATAGTGGTTCCACCTAATTCTACTCAgtgatcaaagtattttagtgcgcatgcgcaagcagtatttgacctttccccgcacctgcgcattacagtactttgctctgcgtgCAGCAGGGTAGATCTAAgttcaggagcgcaatggaggcctctgtctggATTTCGTAGGACGCGCcatccacacggagcagggaagAAGGTCAAAGTATTTCAGTGCCCTTGagcgggtggtctttgacctttccctgtgcgttacagtactttgctctgccctcagcagggtagatcaaGGTTCGTATGTGCAGGAGCGcattggaggcctctgtgtggatgacgtaggtcgcatcatccacacggagcagggaaggaggacgacaATGGAAGGAAAATAGGAGGTACCGAAACCAAACTAGCGACGCCCGTCGGACCCAACCgcgcagcaggtgagtataataaaacatGGTTTAAAGAttgtacagagcggcctgggctcttatatacagtattctagtacactgtatataagggctgactgatgctggccgcagctcataagggaaaaacctgttgACTGGTTTCCTTTAAACATGACTCACCAGAGACAAAAACCAGTGTGAAAAactcatgtaaaaaaaaatgcacacaaaaaaacgtaaatatttaaataataggtgcagaaattctgcaatacCAAAATCTCATTGTGTGAAacgtagcctaaggggtactttgccgatgcttgcaatgccgagcgcgatagtacccgcccctgtcgcacatacgatattgtgttatagctgccgtagcgaacattatggttacggcagcttcacacggacttacctgccctgcgacgtcgctctggccggcgaaccgcctccttcctaaggggacgggtcgtgcggcgtcacagcgacgtcacacggcaggcggccaatagaagctgaggggcaaagatgagcgggacgtaaacatcccgcccacctctttccttccgcatagccggcgtgagccgcaggatatgttcctcgctcctgtggcttcacacacagtgatgtgtgctgccacaggaacgaggaacaacattgtaacatcggtccttctgaaattatggaaatgaccgacgctacaccgatgatacgatttcggcgcttttgcgctcgttaatcgtatcaaaaacgatttacacactccgatatcgacagcgatgccggatgtgcgtcactttcgatttgaccccaccgacatcgcagctgcgatgtcgtagtgtgcaaagtaccccttgggccttgtgcacacgctgcgttttttgctgcgtttttgagcgttttttgggtgcattttttggtctcaaaactgcatacacttccttccccagcaaagtgtatgagatttcatttttgctatccgcacagtgcagttttgttttaggtgcgtttttgtggtgaccacaaagatgcaacatgtcaattatttctgtgtttttgccagcgtttttcacccatgcaatgcattggaaaaaacgcagcaaaaaaaatgcacaaaaacgctgcatctttgtggtcagaaaaaaaaggcagcgtgcacacatagcctaaaagtgtttATCTTCCATTCATAATATAAAGGATAACGTTCTAATCACTGAGAATACAACCGCTTTTACCCCCCAGTAATCCCGTGAAAGGGCTCTCCatctgaatggagcagaggtcgacCTTTGCTGCATTCAGATGAAGCTGTGTGAGCCCCTTTCTCTGGATTGCTGGGGGTTCCAGCTGTCAGACCACCAGTGATCAGTTTGTTGTCACCTACATTACGGATAGAGTAAAACTTTTCATTTTGGGATATCCCTGTAAACTCCATAGCATTTCAGAGGAAAACATAGGTTATTGTAATTAGGTATTCTATCACTATTTCATGTTGTTCTGGTTCCCTTTATGGGGATTTCAAGATAGTTCCTgcacatacagtgggtacgaaaagtattcagacccctttaattttttaactctttgtttcattgcagccatttggtagattcaaaaaagttaaatttttttctcattaatgtacactctgcaccccatcccccatcttgacagaaccccccccccccccccccggaaatgtagaaatgtttgcaaatgtattaaacatgaaaaactgaaatatcacatggtcacaagtattcagaccctttcctcAGGCACTCAGtacagagagatcctggaagaaaacttcttccagagtgctctggacctcagacttggccgaaggttcaccttccaacaagacaatgaccctaagcacacagctaaaataacaaaggcgtggcttcagaacaactctaataatattatttattcatttatatagcgctaataattccatagtgctttacatatatcagcaacactgtccccattggggctcacaatctagagtccctatttgtatgtctttatagtgtgggaggaaaccggagagcccagaggaaacccacgcaaacacggggagaacatacaaactccttgcagatggtgtccttgatgggatttgaacccaggacaacagcgctgcaagcctgcagtgctaaccactgagccaccgtgtgaccattcttgaccggcccagccagagccctgacctgaacccaattgatcatctctagagagacctgaaaatggcgtccaccaacgttcaccatccaacctgacggaactggagaggatctgcaaggaagaatggccgaggatccccaaatccagaatccatcattcccaagaagactcatggctgtactagctcaaaagggtgcttctactcaatactgagcaaagggtctgaatacttatgaccatgttacatagttacaaggttgaaaaaagacctaggtccatctagttcaaccttcctccatgtgAAATTtaagtttttcttttttaaaaaatttgcaaaaatttctacatttctgtttcttttttgtcaagatgggaagATGTGGTGCAGagcatacattaatgagaaaaaaatgaacttttttgaatttaccaaatggctgcaatgaaagagtgaaaactttaaaggggtctgaatactttccaaacCCACTGTATGTATTTTAGTGacataataattatattattagtAGCAGGACTGTAAAATTGTGGGCATTAGACACCTGAAGCTTCAATTGCAGCATTTTAAGACCCCTAAAGTTAGACCAGATACTTCCCACTATCCGTAGAAGTGAGCACGGCCCAGAATAATCCACACTTCTCTAAATAATTGCTTTTTATTGTGTTAAGTTAATAGTTCGTCTTTTCTCTCCAGTTCACACACAATATTATCCAATAGTTCTCCAACCGTGCCAATGACCAGCCTGGGCTGGACACTTGGACCTGTAGCAGCAGAAAGGGTTAATTTATATTTCAAGATATTTACACTAATAAAAATAATCTGTACTGggggaggggctggctgtggggggggggaggggatgggGGTCTCGGTAATCTCACTGGATGCTCAAGAGTTGTGTGAAATGTAATGGACCAGTaagtgtgtatgtgtttatatggCCAGTCAGCGGGCACCGTGTGAAGCCATTGGTACAAGATAAATTACTATATTTTACAATAAGAGTTATAGGCTCGTGATGTCTCCAGACCGAACCGTAACAGAGGTGAGCAAGAGCTGGGAGCTTGGACTCTTGCCGACAGACATCATCATTTTATAGGGCAACAGAGGCGACCAGGCACGCAGCCATGTAACAGTCCGAGGATGGTCACCTGCTCATACAGATGCAGCCGGTCAGTATCCAGGAGAACAGACCAGTGCTTGCACCTCATTGTTTTCTTCACGTCGCTTCTCCGCCTCCACAATGGGCATATGTAAAGTTGTCTTCAAATACTTTTTAATTTTTTGAACGGTGGAGAAATTTGCTGTAATCCAAAATATGGAGATATCGGATACAATCTGAGATAATCAGTTCTGTAATGTTAGAAATGTCTTTAATATGGAGGCAGTGAAAATGTTGCGCAACGAGAATAATATTTAGCCAGCTTCCATTTTGTCCCCCGGTCCCAGGCAGTTGGTCCAGTATAGGCATTGGATTGTCAACGGTATCTAGTATATAAAGCATCGGCTTGCTTTGCTGTGTCCGTCGAGTTGTTGCCGCTCTATCGATTGGGTTATGCACCACGGCTGGTTTAGGACTCTCTCTACAGAAATATTTATTTCCCTAATAAACTTGGGTCCGGCCTTGGAATGATCTAAGCGGATGTTTAGCTgtcacatggatttttttttttattcaacataTGTTGTCCAGGTCGGGGCCAGAGCCCTTCGTCTGCTTACTCAATGACATTGCGGCTTGCTGTACTAAGATGATTGGAGTGCTCATAAATAGGGGGTCTGGAAGGTGACCCAAGGGCTGAGCTTGTGTATCACATGTTTTGTATTTCCACGTTGACCCAGAGTTATGGGGCGATGATCTTTGGTAGGATGCAGGGTTATGGAGAAATGAAGCCTGTATGGTGTTGCATTACTCCTCATAACAGTGATACAACCCACACTCCACCCCTCCACAGGTTACCCCCTACCAGCTCCGGCACCATGTACAATTTAATGGTTCATAGGTCCACGAAATATACCATCTAACTTGGGGCACTTCTGGGTCCACGTTCAGCCCTCTGGTGTTCATGCGTTCGGCGACTCCGCACTTTTATCTTTTCTTCCAGGTGCTTCCATTTTTGTGCTTTTGCTTTCATACTGAGTGGGGGCATGGGCCTTCCGGGACCCTTAAAGGCTGGTGGTACCTGTGGTGCACCCTGGGGCCCGGGAGGGTGGGATGTGCGGCTCCTACGTGCCCATAGCTCCTCACACATTTGCTCTCCTTTGGAGCCTGGCTGCTGAACGAGACGCATAAAGTCATGATACCATCTCATCTGTGATCCACGGTGAGAACCCAGCGACTCCTCTGCCCGAGAAGGTGGAACGACCTCGAGATCCAGCTGAAGTAGAAGCTGTGTAAACCCATGCTCTGAGGAGTGGCACAGATAAACCCCAGCATCGCGCCTCATTACACTGCGCAGGAGGACGCCACGGTCCGTCTTTATGACTCGTTCATCAAACTGCACCTGGAAAGAAGGAAAAATTATATTAGGAGCGGTAGAGAGCAAACCGCTTAATGGGGACATCGGGTCTAAAGCTTTGGAAGTGACCCCAGAAACTGGACGAAAAAGAGCTGTGCTGGCCATGGAGATAGAGAGGACATAGTGCCACTGATCATACTGAAGGTTTTGTCAATTATCTAACTACATGACAGCAATACAAGGGATTGTATTTTTTTACCTCTTTCCTTGGCGTTTCTGGTGCTTTTTGGTGGACCCATGTGACTTGAGCTCGTAAAGATTTGGGGAGACACTCAAGGAAGACCGTGCTCCCCTCTACTCCGTACAGGCGCTTCTTCTGGATGCTGAGCCTCTGCTGCTCTGTATGGAGAAATGGTGATAAAAGAGCAGTCATCAATCAAAAGGTCATCACACACAGTAGAACTAATACTACAGAAGTCCGGGATGACAGAGCCTGAGCGATGACCCACAAAACCAGTGTGGTCACACGTGGAGACATCCGCCCTGTGTACAGCCTCATCCCATGATTACCTAATGATATAGGGTAAATGATTGTCCAAGGGGTGGCCTTGAATTGCCAAAACCAGGTGACATAATACAACTTGACCTGTGTATGGGCCAGATGTAGAGGGGTGCACAAAACTCACCTCCTGAACACAATGTATTGGGGTCTCCATTCCTGACGTCCTGACGACGAGACCTCCTGTGTGAGACATAATGAGCACTTGGTCATTATGGGAGCCCGTCTACCCTGGCAATAATAGTTGCTATACAGGTATGTTCGGGTTGGCAACCTAATCTGGAAAGTGGTATAGTTTTCGCAAGAGTCTTTTACCTCTTGGTGTTGGGCAGATAACGGGTACAGCTGACGCCATCCCAGGCACAATAGGGATCTCTGGCCAAGCAACACTCCGCACAAGCCTTCCCATAGATTCCACAGCGATGCAGGGGCACCTGGGAGATGCCACTCGCTGACCCCACATACAGTTGTTGCTGTGGAGAAAGTAAACGTTATGTTAAGTCAGGAGTAACAAACATTGACTGAGAGATTTGCAGACACGGCAAGGAGCCTTCTTACCCGCTTAGATGAGAGCTGCATGCTTGTTACGGGGGATGCGTTCTGCACGAAGAGAGGAAGATGCAACCATGTCAGGAATAACCAAACACCAGACCTTACCACCTCCCCCAAATTGTCATTTATCCTTCTAGCACCCCCAATATGCAGACCAAGAACGTAAGTCGGACACCCCAAACTTGTGTGATGGTGGTACGTGAGCACTTCTAACCCTTGTGTCTTACCTTAAAGACCTGAAGCTCCTCCAGCACCAGCTCTTCCCGCTCCTCCCCGCTCTGTTTAAGCACAGAAATCACTTTCAGTACGGTGCCCACATCTAGCAGAGCGAGAAAGGACAGTGTCAGAGGTAGAGGGGCAAGGAGACATTACTGATATTAAGAGACGGCGCCCTGATCTTTCACCTGTGCCAATGAACATGACGTCATAATCTCCATCAGCTGCCGTCACTCTGTCCACGGCAAGCTGTGTAGAGGTGAAGTCAGCATGACTGTGCAGGAAGATCGGCTTCCTAGTGCCAGGAGTTACAGGGTTAAACATGAGTGGGTGATTCCGGGCGAACTGAAGCACGTCGTCTGGAAAGTTCTTCGTGGATTCAAAACTCCCGAATGTCTTGCTGGGACACTAGAAGAAGAGACCTTTTAACGTGAGAGCTGTAAAACCTGCATCCCAAAGACCATCAGTCTCCATCGGATGACTTACCATTCCTGGGCGAGGATAGGGCACCCTGCCTTGATATGACACCCACTGGTAGTTGGGTCCTTCTTTGTGTGCAAAGGGCCCCAGGAAAGCTCTGCGGACGTCAGTCATGGTGTAGACACAGATTGCTGAACCACGAAATACAGAACTGAGGGGAAAAATTAAGGATATAACTCAGAaccagtaatatatgtacacagtgactgcaccagcagaatagtgagtgcagatgtgaagccccgccggtgctgtatcggtgcataccttcagggactccacgtagctggtgctggtcacaggtaggaaatcttcggttttgatcgtgacgccactctcagtat
It encodes the following:
- the SEMA3B gene encoding semaphorin-3B, producing the protein MKVFRSHLLISVLLCWGVKGNSTITPRLKLSYHDLSLHGLRTYTINRSCCFDALLLDEERSRLFVGGKNYLLSLSLDNITHNDLVIPWHAPVEWREECNWAGKDINLECMNYVKVLQLYNRTHLFTCGTGAFHPVCGFLHVGQRADDTVFKLDTKRLEDGKGRCPYDPKHAAATILAGDELYSGVATDLMGRDFTIFRSLGRRPPLRTEQHDSRWLNEPKFVKVFWIPESENPDDDKIYFFFRETPVEGLGGVKQSYARIGQICRNDMGGQRTLVNKWTTFLKARLVCSVPGKEAGGDTYFDELKDVFLLQTRDRRNPLIYALFSTSSSVFRGSAICVYTMTDVRRAFLGPFAHKEGPNYQWVSYQGRVPYPRPGMCPSKTFGSFESTKNFPDDVLQFARNHPLMFNPVTPGTRKPIFLHSHADFTSTQLAVDRVTAADGDYDVMFIGTDVGTVLKVISVLKQSGEEREELVLEELQVFKNASPVTSMQLSSKRQQLYVGSASGISQVPLHRCGIYGKACAECCLARDPYCAWDGVSCTRYLPNTKRRSRRQDVRNGDPNTLCSGEQQRLSIQKKRLYGVEGSTVFLECLPKSLRAQVTWVHQKAPETPRKEVQFDERVIKTDRGVLLRSVMRRDAGVYLCHSSEHGFTQLLLQLDLEVVPPSRAEESLGSHRGSQMRWYHDFMRLVQQPGSKGEQMCEELWARRSRTSHPPGPQGAPQVPPAFKGPGRPMPPLSMKAKAQKWKHLEEKIKVRSRRTHEHQRAERGPRSAPS